One segment of Arthrobacter sp. MMS18-M83 DNA contains the following:
- a CDS encoding acyl-CoA dehydrogenase family protein has product MASFELSEEYQDLSNSVREFADEVVAPVSTKHDEEHSFPYEVVKQMGEMGLFGLPFPEEFGGMGGDYFALALALEQLGRVDQSVAITLEAGVSLGAMPVYRFGTQAQKEQWLPQLTSAEALAGFGLTEPEAGSDAGGTKTNAHLEDGRWVINGNKEFITNSGTDITRLVTVTAVTGQHERKDGSIKKEISTILVPTDTPGFTAEKAYNKVGWNASDTHPLTLNNVRVPEENLLGVQGRGYANFLSILDEGRIAIAALATGAAQGCVELSVKYAKERMAFGHHIGKYQAIQFKIARMQARAHTARLAYYDAAARMLAGKPFKTEAAIAKMVAGEAAMDNARDATQVFGGYGFINEFTVARHYRDSKILEVGEGTTEVQLMLIARELGL; this is encoded by the coding sequence ATGGCAAGTTTTGAACTCAGCGAGGAATACCAGGACCTGAGCAACTCCGTCCGGGAATTTGCCGACGAGGTAGTGGCCCCGGTGTCCACCAAACACGACGAGGAACACAGCTTCCCCTATGAAGTCGTCAAGCAGATGGGCGAGATGGGCCTCTTCGGCCTGCCCTTCCCTGAAGAGTTCGGCGGAATGGGTGGAGACTACTTCGCCCTCGCTCTCGCGCTGGAACAGCTAGGCCGGGTGGACCAGTCCGTGGCGATCACCCTTGAAGCAGGCGTATCGCTGGGCGCCATGCCTGTGTACCGCTTCGGCACCCAAGCGCAAAAGGAACAGTGGCTGCCGCAGCTGACCTCCGCCGAAGCACTCGCCGGGTTCGGCCTGACCGAGCCAGAGGCTGGCTCGGACGCAGGCGGCACCAAGACGAACGCACACCTTGAAGACGGCCGCTGGGTCATCAACGGCAACAAGGAGTTCATCACCAACTCCGGTACGGACATCACGCGCCTGGTCACCGTCACCGCCGTCACCGGACAGCATGAACGCAAGGACGGGAGCATCAAGAAGGAAATCTCCACCATCCTGGTTCCCACCGACACGCCCGGTTTCACCGCGGAAAAGGCCTACAACAAGGTGGGCTGGAACGCCTCCGACACCCACCCGCTCACGCTGAACAACGTCCGCGTGCCCGAAGAGAACCTGCTCGGTGTCCAGGGGCGGGGCTACGCCAACTTCCTGTCCATCCTGGACGAGGGCCGCATCGCCATCGCCGCGCTCGCCACCGGCGCGGCACAGGGCTGCGTCGAATTGTCCGTGAAATACGCCAAGGAACGTATGGCTTTCGGGCACCACATCGGCAAGTACCAGGCCATTCAGTTCAAGATCGCCCGCATGCAGGCACGGGCCCACACGGCACGTTTGGCCTACTATGATGCGGCCGCGAGGATGCTGGCCGGCAAGCCGTTCAAGACCGAAGCAGCCATCGCTAAGATGGTCGCAGGCGAGGCAGCCATGGACAACGCACGGGACGCCACCCAGGTGTTCGGTGGCTATGGCTTCATCAACGAATTCACGGTGGCACGGCACTACCGCGACTCCAAGATCCTGGAAGTCGGGGAAGGAACCACCGAGGTCCAGTTGATGCTCATCGCCCGCGAGCTGGGCCTTTAA